From the genome of Vicia villosa cultivar HV-30 ecotype Madison, WI linkage group LG2, Vvil1.0, whole genome shotgun sequence, one region includes:
- the LOC131648516 gene encoding uncharacterized protein LOC131648516, whose amino-acid sequence MVKAVKHLWKVKAPPKVLIFGRRIIHNRFATKDQLIKRGILMDDIVSEYVFCSTETESLSHLLGGCLVVEAIWRKVYEWIGPVDGLSLEEFEGFLFYFEKVKNLAKRSLVAVIWLATAWSIWNRRNGIIFKNDSSSNECRRLFLILGNGFILDLIKLASNYNFHVRNILPLICFEL is encoded by the coding sequence ATGGTAAAAGCTGTGAAGCATCTTTGGAAGGTAAAAGCGCCTCCTAAAGTTCTCATTTTTGGACGGAGGATAATTCATAATAGATTTGCTACCAAGGACCAATTGATTAAGAGGGGAATTTTGATGGACGACATTGTTTCGGAATATGTCTTTTGCTCTACGGAGACGGAAAGCCTTTCTCACTTGCTTGGGGGCTGTTTAGTGGTGGAGGCTATTTGGAGAAAGGTCTACGAGTGGATTGGACCCGTTGACGGATTATCTTTGGAGGAGTTTGAAGGGTTTCTTTTTTATTTCGAGAAGGTGAAGAATCTAGCCAAGAGGTCCTTAGTTGCGGTAATTTGGTTAGCAACGGCTTGGAGTATTTGGAATAGGCGTAATGGAATCATTTTCAAGAATGATTCTTCATCAAATGAATGTCGGAGGTTGTTTTTAATTCTTGGAAATggctttattttagatttaattaaGTTAGCATCTAATTATAACTTTCACGTGCGGAATATTCTACCGCtcatttgttttgagttgtag
- the LOC131645821 gene encoding eukaryotic initiation factor 4A-3-like: protein MEFETREGVKAIGSFEEMITKDDLLRGIYQYGFEKPSAIQQRAIVPIIQGRDVIAQAQSGTGKTSMIALTVCHVVDTSVNEVQALIVSPTRELASQTEKNILAIGDYINIRSHACIGGKSMGEDIRKLEHGVHVVSGTPGRVCDMIKRRTLPTRAIKLLFLDESDEMLSRGFKDQIYDLYRYLPPDLQVVLISATLPHDVLEMTNKFMDDPVRVLVKRDELTLERIKQYFVEVEREEWKFDTLCDLYDTLTISQAVIFCNTKQKVDWLSKQMYNNNFTVSSMHGDMPQRERDAIMKEFRAGTTRLLITTDVWARGLDVQQVCTVINYDLPNNRELYIHRIGRSGRFGRKGVALNFVKSHEVTIMRDIEQYYSTQIEELPMNVADVL, encoded by the exons TCGAGGAGATGATAACAAAAGACGATTTACTTCGCGGGATCTACCAATATGGTTTCGAGAAACCGTCGGCGATTCAACAACGTGCCATTGTGCCTATCATTCAGGGTCGTGACGTCATCGCTCAGGCTCAATCTGGAACCGGAAAGACCTCCATGATTGCCCTAACTGTTTGCCATGTTGTTGACACATCCGTCAATGA GGTGCAGGCTTTAATTGTTTCTCCAACTAGGGAGCTTGCCTCTCAAACTGAAAAGAATATATTGGCTATCGGGGATTACATAAATATACGATCCCATGCTTGCATTGGAGGCAAAAGTATGGGAGAAGACATAAGGAAACTTGAACACGGAGTTCATGTAGTGTCTGGAACTCCTGGTCGAGTATGTGACATGATCAAAAGGAGAACATTGCCCACAAGAGCTATCAAGTTGCTATTTTTG GACGAATCTGATGAAATGCTGAGCAGAGGGTTTAAAGATCAAATTTATGATTTGTACAGATATCTCCCACCTGATCTTCAGGTTGTCTTGATTTCTGCTACTTTACCTCATGATGTACTGGAGATGACAAATAAGTTCATGGATGATCCTGTGAGGGTCCTTGTAAAACGTGACGAGTTGACATTGGAG CGCATCAAGCAATATTTTGTTGAGGTTGAGAGGGAGGAATGGAAGTTTGATACTCTGTGTGATCTTTATGACACACTTACTATATCTCAAGCTGTTATATTCTGCAACACCAAGCAAAAG GTGGACTGGTTATCCAAACAAATGTATAACAATAATTTCACCGTGTCATCAATGCATGGTGACATGCCTCAGAGAGAAAGAGATGCAATAATGAAGGAATTTCGTGCTGGAACAACTCGTTTATTAATAACAACAGATGTTTGGGCTCGTGGCCTTGATGTACAGCAG GTTTGTACGGTTATCAATTATGACCTTCCAAATAATCGAGAGTTGTATATTCATAGGATTGGCCGTTCGGGACGTTTTGGACGAAAG GGCGTTGCATTAAATTTTGTCAAAAGTCATGAAGTCACCATCATGAGAGATATTGAACAATACTATAGTACTCAGATTGAGGAACTGCCAATGAATGTTGCTGATGTTTTGTAA